The Phyllopteryx taeniolatus isolate TA_2022b chromosome 7, UOR_Ptae_1.2, whole genome shotgun sequence genome has a segment encoding these proteins:
- the rp2 gene encoding protein XRP2, giving the protein MGCFFSKKPKRKSSEKDERTPPTTTTTVETTTTSNAVPLGNNTDEAAPKQYSWDKREKVDPKDYMLTGLKDVTAGRLPGKLNGQQFVIQDCHDCDIYVFDHAAAVTVDDCVNCRIVLGPVKGSVFFRDCKEIRCVVACQQFRTRDCKKMEVFLCCATQPIIESSTGMKFGCFQYYYPELAFHFKDAGLSIFNNNWSNIHDFTPVAGETNWSLLPESAVALESVPAPGADSDFKSVRVWADAARSIVPLTKGGRRKDSDESCLFVFFAGEYTTANARKMIDEATAKGFVLIQTKEVSMRPEDVKRVFQNDAEDLVEWIGKGPVISLELNGDGVVEACKNIASEVFSGTKVFVSDNKNTSARDVDNFFNFADMQMGL; this is encoded by the exons ATGGGGTGCTTCTTCTCGAAAAAACCCAAGCGAAAGTCGTCGGAAAAGGACGAGCGGACGCcgccgacgacgacgacgacggtgGAAACTACGACGACAAGCAACGCGGTTCCCCTTGGCAACAACACGGACGAGGCGGCACCGAAGCAGTACAGCTGGGACAAGAGAGAAAAG GTGGATCCCAAAGACTACATGCTGACAGGCCTCAAAGACGTGACGGCGGGGCGCCTCCCCGGCAAGCTCAACGGGCAACAGTTTGTCATCCAGGACTGCCACGACTGCGACATCTACGTGTTTGACCACGCGGCGGCCGTCACCGTCGACGACTGCGTCAACTGCCGCATCGTCCTGGGCCCCGTCAAGGGCAGCGTCTTCTTCCGGGACTGCAAGGAAATCCGCTGCGTGGTGGCGTGCCAGCAGTTCCGCACGCGGGACTGTAAAAAGATGGAG GTGTTCCTGTGCTGCGCCACGCAGCCCATCATCGAGTCGTCCACCGGGATGAAGTTTGGCTGCTTCCAGTACTACTACCCCGAGCTGGCCTTCCACTTCAAGGACGCCGGCCTGAGCATCTTCAACAACAACTGGAGCAACATTCACGACTTCACGCCCGTGGCCGGCGAGACCAACTGGAGCCTGCTGCCCGAAAGCGCCGTCGCGCTGGAGTCGGTGCCGGCCCCCGGCGCCGACTCGGACTTCAAGTCGGTCCGCGTTTGGGCGGACGCGGCACGCAGCATCGTGCCTCTGACCAAAGGAGGCCGACGCAAGGACAGCGACGAGTCCTGCCTGTTTGTGTTCTTCGCCGGAGAGTACACCACGGCAAACGCTCGCAAAATGATCGACGAG GCGACCGCCAAAGGCTTCGTGCTGATCCAGACAAAAGAGGTGTCAATGCGACCCGAGGACGTCAAGCGTGTCTTCCAGAACGACGCTGAGGATCTCGTGGAGTGGATCGGCAAAG GTCCCGTCATTTCCCTGGAGCTGAACGGTGACGGCGTCGTGGAAGCCTGCAAGAACATAGCCAGCGAGGTTTTCAGCGGTACCAAG GTTTTCGTCTCGGACAACAAGAACACATCTGCTCGCGACGTGGACAACTTCTTCAACTTTGCCGACATGCAGATGGGCTTGTGA